In a single window of the Esox lucius isolate fEsoLuc1 chromosome 22, fEsoLuc1.pri, whole genome shotgun sequence genome:
- the LOC105023741 gene encoding probable G-protein coupled receptor 34, with product MDMFQPSFHGPSPDPASFPHSTFSTSPTPVPNVTYPSSTSSSFLLSSASTPNQTCDQYEDALRLPLAIIYTLFFLLGLVGNLLALWVFLFLHSRRNSVRVFLINVAVADLVLLGCLPFRVLYHVNGNRWVLGRLACKVVGNLFYMNMYISITLLGFISLDRYVKLRARGGAERGLAKWMRGGGWSWAACAVVWGLSLSAVTPMIIMAEGNEEAGKCFQYKQRTGAKWKAYFNMGMVMLFWAVFCLLVVSYGKIATRLLKVSRDKPDLPNARRYDRTAQKSFFVLFLFTICFGPYHAFRPVYILSQLGQPPSCQYLRLVDQTNEVMLLFSAFNSVLDPVMYFLLSGSVRKATFKALGQTLAVRLNLHNDGTSNSSVTEIRQPTLSVTNPKSTFNSSHTPSLSLRNPILHSVTQHS from the coding sequence ATGGACATGTTTCAGCCCTCCTTCCACGGCCCCTCCCCCGACCCCGCCTCTTTCCCCCACTCCACGTTCTCCACCTCTCCGACGCCCGTTCCCAACGTCAcatatccctcctccacctccagttccttcctcctctcctccgccTCCACCCCCAACCAGACCTGTGACCAATACGAGGACGCCCTGCGCCTCCCCCTGGCCATCATCTAcaccctcttcttcctcctggGCCTGGTGGGCAACCTCCTGGCCCTGTgggtcttcctcttcctccactccaGGCGCAACTCTGTGCGGGTGTTCCTCATTAATGTGGCTGTGGCCGACCTGGTCCTCCTGGGGTGCCTTCCCTTCCGGGTCCTCTACCACGTCAATGGTAACCGCTGGGTTCTAGGCCGGCTGGCCTGCAAAGTGGTGGGCAACCTCTTCTACATGAACATGTACATCAGCATCACCCTGCTGGGCTTCATTAGCCTGGACCGCTACGTGAAGCTGAGGGCCCGCGGCGGAGCCGAGAGGGGCCTGGCCAAGTGGATGAGGGGCGGCGGGTGGAGCTGGGCCGCGTGCGCCGTGGTCTGGGGCCTGTCCCTGTCGGCGGTCACGCCCATGATCATCATGGCGGAGGGGAACGAGGAAGCCGGGAAGTGTTTCCAGTACAAGCAGCGGACCGGGGCCAAGTGGAAGGCTTATTTCAACATGGGCATGGTGATGCTGTTCTGGGCCGTGTTCTGCTTGCTGGTGGTGAGCTACGGGAAGATAGCCACGCGTCTCCTCAAGGTCTCCAGGGACAAACCGGACCTTCCCAATGCCAGGCGCTACGACCGCACGGCCCAAAAATCCTTCTTTGTCCTCTTCCTGTTCACCATCTGCTTTGGGCCGTACCACGCTTTCCGTCCCGTCTACATCCTCTCCCAGCTCGGCCAGCCGCCGTCCTGCCAGTACCTGCGCCTGGTGGACCAGACCAACGAGGTGATGTTGCTGTTCTCCGCCTTCAACTCCGTCCTAGACCCCGTGATGTACTTCCTGCTGTCCGGTTCGGTCCGCAAGGCCACCTTCAAAGCCCTCGGTCAGACCCTTGCTGTCCGGCTCAACTTGCACAACGACGGGACGTCCAACAGCTCAGTGACGGAGATCAGACAGCCCACTCTGTCTGTCACCAATCCTAAATCCACTTTTAACTCCTCCCACACACCCAGCCTCTCTCTAAGAAATCCCATTCTACACTCTGTCACGCAGCACAGCTAA